One region of Quercus lobata isolate SW786 chromosome 2, ValleyOak3.0 Primary Assembly, whole genome shotgun sequence genomic DNA includes:
- the LOC115964388 gene encoding uncharacterized protein LOC115964388, producing the protein MNPVRHAPRVKWLPPAEGGYKPNFDAAFFENSEVAGIGVVVRDSSGNVMGALSQKIPKPQSVEHAEALAACGAVILVKELLLSQACFEGDCQRVIQAINACGPSRTLFGHIIEEIHCFSSALACCSFVHVRREGNKLAHALARRAVLSADTDVWVEELPNDLDDVFRSDLAQ; encoded by the coding sequence ATGAATCCAGTGCGCCATGCTCCCCGTGTCAAGTGGTTACCGCCAGCAGAGGGTGGGTATAAACCAAATTTTGATGCggctttttttgaaaatagtgaGGTAGCTGGTATTGGGGTGGTGGTTCGGGACAGCTCTGGTAACGTCATGGGAGCGCTGAgtcagaaaattccaaaacccCAGTCCGTGGAGCATGCTGAAGCTCTTGCGGCTTGTGGAGCTGTGATCCTGGTGAAAGAACTTTTGCTCTCCCAAGCGTGTTTTGAAGGTGACTGCCAACGGGTTATTCAAGCTATCAATGCATGTGGTCCCAGTCGTACTCTTTTTGGCCATATTATTGAAGAGATTCACTGTTTCAGCTCAGCTTTAGCATGTTGTTCTTTTGTCCATGTACGTAGAGAGGGTAATAAACTGGCACATGCCCTAGCTAGAAGAGCAGTTTTATCTGCAGATACTGATGTATGGGTAGAAGAGCTACCCAATGATTTGGATGATGTATTCCGATCTGATTTAGCTCAATAA